The following nucleotide sequence is from Alkalihalobacillus sp. LMS39.
AATTTCATATTAATTAATGATTATCAGGTTTTTTATCGTAAAAAAAATAATATATTAAACCATTTGAAACCTCCTAAATAAAATAAGTTATATCAAAAATTTCCATAAAAAGAATTGTGAAATTTTGAAAGGTGAAATATAATGAAACCAGTGAAACTTATAAGGTTTATGTAGTACCAATAGAGAGGATGACTGCTTGATGCGTGAGAGAATAATAAATGAAACGACCAGATTAATTCAAGAAAAGGGTTTTAGTTTCACAGTGAGTGAGCTAGCTACGAAATTAGGAACAAGCAAACGAACCATCTATCAACATTTCTCCTCAAAAGACGAGATAGTTGATGAAATTATTGAAGTCTTTATTCATGACATTAAACAAAACGAACTTGAGATTGCTGCTAAATCAATAAATGTCATAGAAAAAATCAAGCTCATCCTATGTAGTACACCTGAGGAATATGAAATTATGGACATCCGATTATTGTCGGACTTAAAAAAACATCATTTTCAGCAATGGGAAAAGCTAGACTATTTTTTGAGAGAAGATTGGTCCACTGTTCGTACACTAATGAACCAAGGTATAGAAGAGGGGGTCCTTCGTGATATCAACCTAGACCTTTTTATTGAACTTTATTTAGGTGCAATTAATCAAATTTATCATTCGCCGAAAGCCTCGCAAAGTCCCTTAACAATAAAAGAGAAATTAGAAGCAGTCATGGATATATTGTTGAATGGGGTTGCAACAAGTGAAGATGTAGAATAACAAAACATGGCTTTTCTTTTGAGTTTCTTTTTTTTATTAAAAAATGAATAAGGGTGGATGTTTGTTTATGAAATATTTAAAACCATTTTTTCTTGTTACTGATATCGGCTTTATTATTTATTGGATTGTGACATATTTTAATCTCATTCCTAAAGAGTGGGCTTTTAAAGATTATGATAATCCCATAATTATTGCTTGGAATTGGTCGTTTTTCCCTTTAGATATTATTATTTCAGTGACAGGTCTGTATAGTCTTTATTTATATAAGAAAAGCAATACGAAATGGAGAGCATATGCCTTAATTTCTTTGGTGTTAACGTTTTGTTCTGGTTTACAAGCGATTGCCTTTTGGGGATTTAGCTTGGATTTTGATATCACATGGTGGGCTGTTAATTTATACTTGATGATTTACCCTTTGTTTTTTATTCCTTTCTTTGTAAAGAGTGATGCGACAAGTCTTGCAGAATCGGTTGAAAAAGGAAAGGCTCTCTAATTCTGGTAGTATCATTTATACAAAGAAGATTTAAAGGAAAAAAATAAATGAGTCATTT
It contains:
- a CDS encoding TetR/AcrR family transcriptional regulator produces the protein MRERIINETTRLIQEKGFSFTVSELATKLGTSKRTIYQHFSSKDEIVDEIIEVFIHDIKQNELEIAAKSINVIEKIKLILCSTPEEYEIMDIRLLSDLKKHHFQQWEKLDYFLREDWSTVRTLMNQGIEEGVLRDINLDLFIELYLGAINQIYHSPKASQSPLTIKEKLEAVMDILLNGVATSEDVE
- a CDS encoding YvaD family protein; translated protein: MKYLKPFFLVTDIGFIIYWIVTYFNLIPKEWAFKDYDNPIIIAWNWSFFPLDIIISVTGLYSLYLYKKSNTKWRAYALISLVLTFCSGLQAIAFWGFSLDFDITWWAVNLYLMIYPLFFIPFFVKSDATSLAESVEKGKAL